A genomic region of Chryseobacterium sp. KACC 21268 contains the following coding sequences:
- the rimM gene encoding ribosome maturation factor RimM (Essential for efficient processing of 16S rRNA), with translation MRKEDCYFLGTITRTHGLQGNVILKLDTDQPEMYDKLTSIFLEINGLLVPFFVEKQQWQRGDTKILSFKNSSEALVNQTIGKGVYLPLSTLPPLTGKKFYYHEVVGFEIREEDGKSCGTIVSINDMTAQNYFILNLAGKEIIIPLIRDWILEVNREEKFIKMFLPEGLMDVFLVPSKKDE, from the coding sequence ATGAGAAAAGAAGACTGCTATTTTTTAGGAACCATTACCAGAACGCACGGACTGCAAGGAAACGTCATCCTAAAACTGGATACAGACCAACCAGAAATGTACGATAAACTGACATCGATTTTTTTGGAAATCAATGGATTGCTGGTTCCGTTTTTTGTTGAAAAACAGCAGTGGCAGAGAGGCGACACGAAAATCCTTTCCTTCAAAAATTCTTCCGAAGCTCTGGTGAATCAGACCATTGGGAAAGGTGTTTACCTTCCGCTTTCTACGCTTCCGCCTTTGACTGGGAAAAAATTCTATTACCACGAGGTTGTCGGTTTCGAAATCCGTGAAGAAGATGGAAAATCTTGCGGAACGATTGTTTCCATCAACGATATGACGGCTCAGAATTATTTCATTTTGAATCTTGCCGGAAAAGAAATCATTATTCCACTTATCAGAGATTGGATTCTGGAAGTGAATCGGGAAGAGAAATTCATAAAAATGTTTTTGCCGGAAGGTTTGATGGATGTTTTCCTGGTGCCTTCGAAAAAGGATGAGTAA
- a CDS encoding succinate dehydrogenase/fumarate reductase iron-sulfur subunit translates to MSAKKGLNLTLKIWRQKNNKTKGQFESYKLADVSTDSSFLEMLDILNEQLINNGQDPVAFDHDCREGICGMCSLYINGRAHGPDTGITTCQLHMRHFKDGETIHIEPWRSAAFPVIKDLVVDRSAFDRVMAAGGFVSVNTSGNTLDANAILVPKEDADKAMDAAACIGCGACVASCKNGSAMLFVGAKVSQFALLPQGRVEATRRVLNMVKAMDEEGFGNCSNTGACEVECPKGISLENIARMNREYASANLKTANP, encoded by the coding sequence ATGAGTGCAAAAAAAGGCTTAAATCTTACGCTGAAAATTTGGAGACAAAAAAATAATAAAACGAAAGGTCAGTTCGAAAGCTATAAATTAGCTGACGTTTCCACGGATTCTTCATTCCTGGAAATGTTGGATATCCTGAACGAGCAGTTGATCAACAACGGACAAGATCCAGTTGCTTTCGATCACGATTGTCGCGAGGGAATTTGCGGAATGTGTTCACTTTACATCAATGGTAGAGCGCACGGACCAGATACAGGAATTACGACGTGCCAGCTGCATATGCGTCATTTCAAAGATGGCGAAACCATCCACATCGAACCTTGGAGAAGTGCTGCTTTTCCGGTGATCAAGGATTTGGTGGTTGACAGAAGTGCTTTCGACAGAGTAATGGCTGCCGGCGGATTCGTTTCTGTGAACACTTCTGGAAACACTTTAGATGCCAACGCAATCCTGGTTCCGAAAGAAGACGCTGACAAAGCGATGGATGCTGCGGCGTGTATAGGTTGTGGTGCTTGTGTTGCTTCTTGTAAAAACGGCTCAGCAATGTTGTTCGTGGGTGCAAAAGTATCTCAGTTCGCATTGTTGCCACAAGGTCGTGTAGAAGCTACGAGAAGGGTTCTGAATATGGTGAAAGCTATGGACGAAGAAGGCTTCGGAAACTGCTCCAACACCGGTGCTTGTGAAGTAGAATGTCCGAAAGGAATCTCTCTAGAAAACATCGCAAGAATGAACAGAGAATATGCATCTGCAAACCTTAAAACTGCAAATCCATAA
- the asnS gene encoding asparagine--tRNA ligase, whose product MKRQTIKDLLADYKKVLHHDITVQGWVRAFRSNRFIALNDGSTINNLQIVVDFESFDEETIKKINTASSLKIVGEVVESQGAGQTVEIIAKKITILGDNFFEELQSTILQPKKHSLEKLREQAHLRFRTNVFGAVFRIRHSVSFAIHSFFNQNQFFYINTPIITGADAEGAGEMFGVTNFDLNNMPKTEEGEIDFSQDFFGKKTNLTVSGQLEGETAAMGLGRIYTFGPTFRAENSNTTRHLAEFWMIEPEVAFNNLENNIDLAEDFLKYVIQYVLDNCKDDLEFLDKRFEEEQKSKPEKDRAKEGLIEKLQNVVAKRFKRVSYTEAIEILLNSKENKKGKFQYPIEKWGTDLQSEHERYLVEKHFETPVVLFDYPKEIKAFYMKLNDDGKTVAAMDVLFPGIGEIIGGSEREARHDVLLEKMKDFGVDEHELWWYLDTRKFGSVPHAGFGLGLERLVLFVTGMTNIRDVIPFPRTPKNAEF is encoded by the coding sequence ATGAAACGACAGACAATTAAAGACCTACTAGCAGATTACAAAAAAGTATTACATCACGACATTACCGTTCAGGGTTGGGTTCGGGCTTTCCGTTCCAATCGTTTTATCGCGCTAAATGATGGTTCTACGATTAATAATTTGCAAATCGTGGTTGATTTTGAAAGTTTTGATGAGGAAACCATCAAGAAAATCAATACGGCTTCGTCTTTGAAAATTGTAGGTGAAGTGGTAGAAAGCCAAGGCGCGGGACAAACCGTGGAAATCATTGCGAAAAAAATCACGATTCTGGGCGACAATTTTTTTGAGGAATTGCAATCGACAATTCTTCAGCCAAAGAAACACAGTTTGGAGAAATTGCGTGAGCAGGCACATTTGAGATTCAGAACCAATGTTTTTGGGGCGGTTTTCAGAATCCGTCACTCGGTGAGTTTTGCGATTCACTCGTTCTTTAATCAGAATCAATTTTTCTACATCAACACACCAATCATCACTGGCGCTGATGCGGAAGGCGCTGGCGAAATGTTCGGCGTTACGAATTTTGACCTTAATAATATGCCGAAAACCGAAGAAGGCGAAATCGATTTCTCTCAGGATTTTTTCGGAAAGAAAACCAACTTGACCGTTTCTGGACAATTGGAAGGCGAAACTGCAGCAATGGGATTGGGAAGAATTTATACTTTCGGACCGACTTTCCGTGCAGAAAATTCTAATACAACGCGTCACTTAGCTGAGTTCTGGATGATTGAGCCAGAAGTTGCGTTCAACAATCTTGAAAATAACATTGACCTTGCTGAGGATTTCTTGAAATATGTGATTCAGTATGTTTTGGATAACTGCAAAGACGATTTGGAGTTCCTAGACAAACGTTTCGAAGAAGAGCAGAAATCAAAACCTGAGAAAGATAGAGCAAAAGAAGGCTTGATTGAAAAACTTCAAAACGTGGTAGCGAAGCGTTTCAAGAGAGTTTCTTACACCGAAGCGATTGAGATTTTATTAAACTCGAAAGAAAATAAAAAAGGTAAATTCCAATATCCAATTGAGAAATGGGGAACCGATTTGCAGTCTGAGCACGAAAGATATTTGGTGGAGAAACATTTCGAAACACCAGTTGTCCTTTTCGATTATCCAAAAGAAATCAAGGCTTTCTATATGAAATTGAATGATGACGGAAAAACGGTTGCCGCGATGGACGTTCTTTTCCCTGGAATCGGTGAAATCATTGGCGGTTCTGAGAGAGAAGCAAGACACGACGTTCTTCTTGAAAAAATGAAAGACTTCGGTGTTGACGAGCACGAACTTTGGTGGTATCTCGATACTAGAAAATTCGGTTCTGTGCCACACGCCGGGTTTGGATTAGGTCTTGAAAGATTGGTACTTTTCGTAACTGGAATGACGAACATCAGAGACGTAATTCCTTTCCCAAGAACGCCTAAAAATGCAGAGTTTTAA
- the rpoN gene encoding RNA polymerase factor sigma-54 has product MLKQNLQLRLGQKLAPQQIQLMKLIQLHTLEFEEELERELEENPALEKVNEEESKEDDYTAAEEAYENEGTESIETDFDVNDYLYDDEPAYKTASSNYSADDEEFDNQSLLTEGQTLYDYLLEQIRLSTVEEEDLKICEYVIGNLDTDGYLRRDIKSIVDDLAFSQGIYTTIERVTYILENYVQKLDPPGVGARDLRECLLLQIEKKVSSNKTVILAGNILRNQFDALANKHYNKIIQKYDIEEEDLKDALEEIAKLSPKVGGNFDTQTITINQEIIPDFVLQVKDNQVIPTLNNKNAPSLRVSDEYKEILTTYSHDKKSAEHKQAALFIKQKLDAAKWYIDAINQRQNTLLQTITAIVKLQKDYFISGDEKNIRPMILKDVADITGFDISTISRVVKSKYADTPNGIVYLKNLFSDSLTNDDGEEVSTKEIKQHLQEAIDKENKRKPCTDDALVGILKEKGYNIARRTIAKYREQLNIPVARLRKEL; this is encoded by the coding sequence ATGCTAAAGCAAAATCTACAACTTAGACTCGGACAAAAACTTGCTCCACAACAGATTCAACTGATGAAGCTGATACAACTTCATACTTTGGAATTTGAAGAAGAACTTGAAAGAGAGCTTGAGGAAAATCCTGCTTTGGAAAAAGTAAACGAGGAGGAAAGCAAAGAAGACGACTATACAGCCGCTGAAGAAGCCTACGAAAACGAAGGCACAGAAAGCATCGAGACTGATTTCGACGTCAACGATTACCTTTATGATGACGAGCCGGCTTACAAAACAGCCAGCAGCAACTATTCTGCGGATGATGAAGAATTTGACAATCAGTCACTTTTGACGGAAGGGCAAACGCTTTACGATTATCTTTTGGAGCAAATCAGATTATCAACGGTTGAGGAAGAAGATTTGAAAATTTGTGAATATGTTATTGGAAATCTTGACACGGATGGGTATTTGAGAAGAGATATCAAATCTATCGTAGACGACTTAGCGTTTTCACAAGGTATTTATACAACCATTGAGAGAGTAACTTATATTCTTGAAAATTACGTTCAGAAATTGGACCCGCCAGGCGTTGGCGCAAGAGATTTGAGAGAATGTCTTTTGCTTCAAATCGAGAAAAAGGTGAGCTCCAATAAAACTGTAATTCTGGCAGGAAACATTTTGAGAAATCAATTTGACGCGCTTGCCAATAAGCATTACAACAAAATCATCCAAAAATACGACATCGAGGAAGAGGATTTGAAAGATGCTTTAGAAGAGATTGCAAAATTATCGCCTAAAGTTGGTGGAAACTTTGACACTCAAACGATTACCATTAACCAAGAAATTATTCCGGATTTTGTACTTCAAGTAAAGGACAACCAGGTTATTCCAACATTAAATAATAAAAACGCTCCTTCACTTCGAGTTTCAGACGAGTACAAGGAAATCTTAACTACATATTCTCACGATAAAAAATCGGCTGAGCACAAGCAGGCAGCGCTTTTCATTAAGCAAAAACTGGATGCGGCAAAATGGTACATCGATGCTATTAACCAAAGACAGAATACACTTTTGCAAACAATTACAGCAATTGTAAAGCTTCAAAAAGATTATTTCATCTCTGGTGACGAGAAAAACATCAGACCGATGATCCTGAAAGATGTTGCCGATATTACTGGATTTGACATTTCCACAATCTCCAGAGTTGTTAAAAGCAAGTACGCCGACACACCAAATGGAATTGTTTATTTGAAAAACCTATTCTCCGATTCATTGACCAATGATGACGGCGAGGAAGTTTCAACCAAAGAAATCAAACAACATTTGCAAGAAGCCATTGACAAAGAAAACAAAAGAAAACCCTGCACAGACGATGCTTTGGTAGGGATTCTTAAAGAAAAAGGCTACAACATTGCTAGAAGAACGATTGCAAAATACAGAGAACAACTCAACATTCCGGTCGCAAGATTGAGAAAAGAATTATAA
- a CDS encoding M13 family metallopeptidase → MKKISVYILTVAATFYLESCSTSQKTAVEEPKKELEAPKEIKEEGLNLSYMDKSVRAQDDFYNYVNGGWMKTAVIPSDKPSWGSFNALREDVDVASLDILNKVLSEKFASNSEGEKIQALYGTFIDWDKRNAEGINPIKSQLTKIDAIKNVKDLQRYLIEATPSGDNPFYGWRVGADMKNSVMNAVYLGGPSLGLGKDYYQKVNEANTKTLAEYKNYVAKLETVLGNNNPDITAQQIVDFEKKLAQDLLTLEQGRDANLRYNPKTVEELKPLVKNVNLPDYLKTVGVNTDKVIIGELKYYQNMDSWMTDKNIGLIKEYMKYDLLNNNAGNLNQNLDNIRFDFYSKYLQGQQEQRSMEKRGLGVINGVLGEAFGKLYVEKYFPAEAKQKMETYVDYIKKSFKLHIENIEWMSPVTREKALEKLSKFKVKIAYPDKWKDYSKLNLQLASNNGTYYNNLQKISEWSYAKNLDKIGKPVDKTEWGMSPQTVNAYYSSSNNEIVFPAAILQPPFFHFNADPAVNFGGIGGVIGHEISHGFDDSGSRFDGDGNLNNWWTESDRKNFDEKVGQLAAQYDKYEPVTGSFVNGKFTSGENIGDLGGINVAYTALQMYLKDHGNPGEISGLTQDQRFFMSWATVWKTKSTDKYMTNQVKTDPHSPGYYRSFGPLVNMDAFQKAFDIKPGDKLYVAPEKRIKIW, encoded by the coding sequence ATGAAAAAAATCAGCGTTTACATCCTGACTGTTGCAGCAACATTTTATCTGGAATCTTGCTCTACATCACAGAAAACCGCAGTGGAGGAACCGAAAAAAGAATTAGAAGCACCAAAGGAAATAAAAGAAGAAGGACTTAATCTTTCTTATATGGACAAATCCGTAAGAGCTCAGGATGATTTCTATAATTATGTCAATGGAGGCTGGATGAAAACCGCTGTGATTCCATCGGACAAACCAAGTTGGGGTTCGTTCAACGCTTTGAGGGAAGATGTGGATGTGGCATCATTGGATATTTTGAACAAAGTACTTTCTGAGAAATTCGCATCTAATTCCGAAGGCGAAAAAATCCAGGCACTTTATGGAACTTTCATCGATTGGGACAAGAGAAATGCGGAAGGAATCAATCCTATCAAATCTCAATTGACAAAAATCGATGCAATTAAAAATGTAAAAGATTTACAGAGATATCTGATAGAAGCAACGCCTTCCGGAGACAATCCTTTTTACGGTTGGCGAGTGGGTGCAGATATGAAAAACTCGGTGATGAACGCTGTTTATCTTGGTGGACCAAGTTTAGGTCTGGGCAAAGATTACTATCAAAAAGTGAATGAAGCCAACACAAAAACATTGGCCGAATATAAAAATTATGTTGCCAAACTGGAAACAGTTCTTGGAAACAATAATCCAGATATCACCGCTCAGCAAATTGTTGATTTTGAAAAGAAACTGGCGCAAGACCTTTTGACTTTGGAACAAGGTCGTGATGCGAATTTGCGTTACAATCCCAAAACTGTAGAAGAACTAAAGCCTTTGGTAAAAAACGTCAACCTACCAGATTATCTGAAAACAGTTGGTGTCAACACAGACAAGGTCATCATCGGCGAATTAAAATATTATCAAAATATGGATTCTTGGATGACTGATAAAAACATCGGTCTCATCAAAGAATATATGAAATATGACCTACTGAACAACAATGCGGGGAATCTCAATCAGAATCTGGACAATATCCGTTTTGATTTCTATTCCAAATATTTGCAGGGTCAGCAGGAGCAACGTTCTATGGAAAAGCGTGGACTTGGCGTCATCAATGGCGTTTTGGGAGAAGCATTTGGAAAGCTTTATGTTGAGAAATATTTCCCGGCAGAAGCGAAACAAAAAATGGAAACCTATGTAGATTATATTAAAAAATCCTTCAAACTGCACATAGAAAATATAGAATGGATGTCGCCTGTGACGAGAGAAAAAGCTTTGGAAAAGTTATCAAAATTCAAAGTGAAGATTGCTTATCCAGACAAATGGAAAGATTACTCTAAACTGAATTTGCAACTGGCTTCAAACAATGGAACTTACTACAATAATCTTCAGAAAATCTCTGAATGGAGCTATGCTAAAAACCTTGACAAAATAGGAAAACCCGTAGATAAAACAGAATGGGGAATGTCGCCACAAACTGTAAATGCCTACTACAGCTCTTCTAATAATGAGATTGTTTTCCCGGCTGCGATTTTGCAACCTCCGTTTTTCCACTTCAATGCAGACCCTGCGGTTAACTTTGGCGGAATTGGTGGCGTTATCGGTCACGAAATCTCTCACGGATTTGATGACAGTGGGTCGCGATTTGATGGCGATGGAAACTTAAATAATTGGTGGACAGAAAGTGACAGAAAAAACTTTGACGAAAAAGTGGGACAACTAGCGGCGCAATATGATAAATATGAGCCAGTGACAGGAAGTTTTGTCAATGGAAAATTCACAAGTGGTGAAAACATTGGCGATTTGGGCGGAATCAATGTGGCCTATACCGCATTACAAATGTATTTGAAAGACCACGGAAATCCAGGAGAAATCAGTGGTTTGACACAGGACCAAAGATTCTTTATGAGTTGGGCAACCGTTTGGAAAACCAAATCTACCGACAAGTATATGACCAATCAGGTGAAGACAGACCCACACTCGCCGGGTTATTACAGAAGTTTCGGACCATTGGTGAATATGGATGCGTTCCAAAAAGCATTCGATATAAAGCCTGGGGACAAACTGTATGTGGCTCCTGAAAAAAGAATAAAAATTTGGTAG
- a CDS encoding succinate dehydrogenase cytochrome b subunit — protein MAGTTSSIGRKYAMALSAMFLLIFLVMHLSVNLLSIFGETAYNNASQFMGYNPLIQFLMQPVLMVAVIFHFVMGFILEIRNNRARPVKYAMNKGEANSTWMSRNMIITGAVILAFLALHMYDFWYHEMNYKYIEGLPVEENRFWGDLHGKFSSIWRVVIYIISFVLLGLHLAHGFQSSFQSIGARHPKYTPFIKAFGNWYSVLIPLGFIIIAVYHFVTQ, from the coding sequence ATGGCAGGGACTACGTCTTCGATAGGCAGAAAATATGCTATGGCACTTTCAGCAATGTTTTTGCTGATCTTCTTGGTAATGCATCTTTCCGTAAATTTATTATCAATTTTCGGAGAAACGGCTTACAACAATGCCTCTCAATTTATGGGATACAATCCCTTGATTCAATTTTTAATGCAGCCAGTATTGATGGTCGCAGTAATTTTCCATTTCGTAATGGGATTCATTCTGGAAATCAGAAACAACAGAGCACGACCTGTGAAGTATGCGATGAACAAAGGAGAAGCCAACTCAACCTGGATGTCTAGAAATATGATCATTACAGGTGCTGTGATCTTGGCATTTCTTGCTTTGCATATGTATGATTTCTGGTACCACGAAATGAATTACAAGTACATCGAAGGTCTTCCTGTAGAGGAAAATCGTTTCTGGGGAGATTTGCACGGTAAATTCAGTAGCATTTGGAGAGTTGTAATTTACATTATTTCTTTCGTCCTGTTAGGTCTGCATTTGGCGCACGGCTTCCAGTCTTCTTTCCAGTCCATCGGAGCAAGACATCCTAAGTACACGCCTTTCATCAAAGCTTTTGGAAACTGGTACTCTGTACTTATTCCACTAGGATTCATCATCATCGCTGTTTATCATTTCGTTACTCAATAA
- a CDS encoding CDP-alcohol phosphatidyltransferase family protein, protein MKKLPYILIAIRFLLAPIIFLLAYFEIENSRNLILILMYLGLFTDIFDGIIARKVGVSSEKLRRLDSQTDLVFWLSIGFATYFLNPKIIDEHWKSIALIFIMEALCYNISLWKFGKETCTHAWLAKLWGLSLLIAFTSLIGFSEAGWAFYLCVILGFISHLDVILIILILPKWQFDVPSSYHAWKIRNGKLLKKSVLLN, encoded by the coding sequence ATGAAAAAGTTACCATATATTCTCATCGCTATAAGGTTTCTACTTGCGCCAATTATCTTCCTGTTGGCTTATTTTGAAATTGAAAATTCCCGGAATTTGATTTTAATATTAATGTATCTCGGATTGTTCACCGATATTTTTGATGGAATCATCGCCCGGAAAGTTGGCGTTTCATCAGAAAAATTGCGACGACTGGACAGTCAAACCGATTTGGTTTTTTGGTTATCAATTGGTTTCGCTACTTATTTTTTGAATCCGAAAATCATCGACGAACACTGGAAAAGTATCGCTTTGATTTTCATAATGGAAGCTTTGTGCTACAACATCAGCCTTTGGAAATTCGGGAAAGAAACCTGCACACACGCTTGGTTGGCCAAACTTTGGGGATTGAGTTTGCTCATCGCTTTCACTTCTCTCATTGGATTTTCTGAGGCTGGCTGGGCATTTTATCTTTGTGTGATTTTGGGTTTCATATCGCATTTGGATGTCATATTGATTATTTTAATCTTACCGAAATGGCAGTTTGATGTTCCAAGTTCCTATCACGCCTGGAAAATCCGAAACGGAAAACTGTTGAAAAAATCTGTTTTGTTGAATTAA
- a CDS encoding fumarate reductase/succinate dehydrogenase flavoprotein subunit: MMGLDSKIPAGPLKDKWKNHKDHMNLVAPNNRDKIDIIIIGTGLAGGSAAATLAEQGYNVKAFCYQDSPRRAHSIAAQGGINAAKNYQGDGDSTYRLFYDTIKGGDYRAREGNVYRLAEVSANIIDQCVAQGVPFGREYGGQLDNRSFGGVQVKRTFYAKGQTGQQLLLGAYSAMSRQIGKGRIKMHNRHEMLDLVIVDGKARGIIARNLVTGEIEKHSAHAVVIASGGYGNVYFLSTNAMGSNVSAAWKIHKKGAYFANPCYVQIHPTCIPVHGTQQSKLTLMSESLRNSGRIWVPKNIEDSVAIREGKLRPENIAEENRDYYLERRYPAFGNLVPRDVASRAGKERCDAGYGIENNDTKEGVYLDFSTEIMKKGKEAAIEKHIHNPTDQQIYDLGKAWIEEKYGNLFVMYEKITADDPYKTPMKIYPAVHYTMGGVWVDYNLQSTIPGCFVIGEANFSDHGANRLGASALMQGLADGYFVLPYTIADYLSADIRTGAISTDTPEFNEAEKEVKDKINFFLTNKGTHTVDHFHKQLGHIMWNKVGMGRTPEGLREAIKEIEEVRNNFWKDVRVPGDSDNMNPELEKAFRVADFLELGQLMAIDALNRNESCGGHFREDHATPEGEAERDDVNYKYVAAWEYKGMDINQSVAHKEDLVYENIEVKARSYK; this comes from the coding sequence ATTATGGGTTTAGATTCCAAAATTCCTGCTGGTCCACTTAAGGACAAATGGAAAAATCATAAAGATCACATGAACTTGGTTGCACCAAACAACCGGGACAAAATAGATATTATCATCATCGGAACAGGATTAGCGGGCGGTTCTGCTGCTGCGACTCTTGCCGAGCAAGGTTATAATGTAAAGGCATTCTGCTATCAGGATTCTCCAAGAAGAGCACACTCTATTGCTGCTCAAGGTGGTATCAATGCTGCCAAAAATTACCAAGGTGATGGAGATTCAACTTACAGATTGTTCTACGATACGATCAAAGGTGGAGATTACCGTGCTAGAGAAGGTAACGTCTACAGATTGGCGGAAGTTTCTGCTAATATCATCGACCAATGTGTGGCACAAGGTGTTCCATTCGGAAGAGAATATGGCGGACAATTGGACAACCGTTCATTCGGTGGTGTTCAGGTAAAAAGAACGTTCTACGCAAAAGGACAGACTGGACAACAGTTGTTATTAGGCGCATATTCTGCAATGAGCCGTCAAATCGGTAAAGGTAGAATCAAAATGCACAACCGTCACGAGATGCTAGATCTTGTAATTGTTGATGGAAAAGCAAGAGGAATCATCGCAAGAAATTTGGTAACTGGAGAAATAGAAAAACATTCTGCTCACGCAGTGGTTATTGCTTCTGGAGGTTACGGAAATGTTTATTTCCTTTCTACGAATGCAATGGGATCCAACGTTTCTGCCGCTTGGAAGATTCATAAAAAAGGAGCGTATTTCGCAAATCCGTGTTATGTTCAGATCCACCCGACTTGTATTCCAGTTCATGGAACGCAGCAATCAAAATTGACCTTGATGTCAGAATCTCTTAGAAACTCCGGAAGAATCTGGGTTCCTAAAAACATTGAAGATTCTGTTGCCATCAGAGAAGGAAAATTAAGACCAGAAAATATCGCAGAAGAAAACAGAGATTATTATCTTGAAAGAAGATATCCTGCATTTGGAAACTTGGTTCCTAGAGACGTTGCTTCCAGAGCTGGAAAAGAACGTTGCGATGCTGGGTACGGAATCGAAAACAACGATACGAAAGAAGGTGTTTACCTGGATTTCTCTACAGAAATTATGAAAAAAGGTAAAGAGGCCGCTATCGAAAAACATATTCATAATCCTACAGATCAGCAGATCTATGATCTTGGAAAAGCTTGGATTGAGGAAAAATACGGTAACTTGTTCGTAATGTACGAGAAGATCACTGCCGATGATCCTTACAAAACACCAATGAAAATTTATCCAGCAGTTCACTACACAATGGGTGGTGTTTGGGTTGATTACAATCTTCAATCTACAATTCCTGGATGTTTCGTAATTGGTGAAGCCAACTTCTCCGATCACGGTGCCAACAGATTGGGGGCTTCTGCTTTGATGCAAGGTTTGGCAGACGGATATTTCGTTTTACCTTACACGATTGCAGATTATCTTTCTGCAGACATCAGAACTGGAGCGATTTCTACGGATACGCCAGAATTCAACGAAGCTGAAAAAGAAGTTAAGGATAAGATTAATTTCTTCTTAACTAATAAAGGAACGCACACAGTAGATCACTTCCACAAACAATTGGGGCACATTATGTGGAACAAAGTTGGGATGGGAAGAACGCCTGAAGGCTTGAGAGAAGCGATCAAAGAAATCGAGGAAGTGAGAAACAACTTCTGGAAAGATGTGAGAGTTCCTGGGGATTCTGACAATATGAATCCAGAATTGGAGAAAGCATTCAGAGTAGCAGATTTCCTAGAATTAGGACAATTGATGGCTATCGATGCGCTAAACAGAAATGAATCTTGTGGAGGGCATTTCCGTGAAGATCACGCAACACCGGAAGGTGAGGCAGAACGTGACGATGTGAATTACAAATACGTTGCAGCCTGGGAATACAAAGGTATGGACATCAATCAATCGGTAGCGCACAAAGAAGACCTTGTGTACGAGAACATTGAAGTTAAAGCAAGAAGTTACAAATAA
- a CDS encoding XRE family transcriptional regulator, producing the protein MYQELLLKQIRSKIGDKSLNDEIANVLNISYDASHRRTSMKSKFSLEESLVLAKFYNISLDSFMESDNQIIAKKTKPIITVTDLLNYFDDALHLLNDFKINKETEVYYSAKDIPFFYTISDSVLSRFKLFVWMNLLNEKDFMQPFDDFKLERYSDKSEDLKSLYENLNVTEIWNNTTISSILNQVLFYSEIEILSKETAKLILEELKILIKSIEKKAENENKNFHIYAHDILILNNSILFKNEEKSSLFVPYNMFGYMMTDDQSTCDDAHNFFQHQIKNSTSLSFSGQRDRKKFFNSMLERIETLKNSI; encoded by the coding sequence ATGTATCAGGAACTTTTATTGAAACAGATTCGAAGCAAAATTGGAGACAAATCTCTGAACGATGAGATTGCCAACGTCCTCAACATCAGCTACGACGCATCGCATCGAAGAACTTCGATGAAATCTAAATTTTCTCTGGAAGAAAGTCTGGTTTTGGCAAAATTCTATAACATTTCGCTCGACAGTTTTATGGAAAGCGACAACCAAATCATTGCGAAGAAAACCAAACCCATCATAACCGTTACGGATTTGCTCAATTATTTTGATGACGCCTTGCATCTGCTGAATGATTTCAAAATCAACAAAGAAACCGAGGTTTACTATTCCGCGAAGGATATTCCGTTTTTTTATACGATTTCGGATTCGGTTTTGTCGAGATTTAAGTTGTTTGTCTGGATGAATCTTTTGAATGAAAAAGACTTTATGCAACCGTTCGACGATTTCAAATTAGAACGATATTCCGACAAGAGTGAAGATTTGAAAAGCCTTTATGAAAATCTGAATGTCACAGAAATCTGGAACAACACGACCATTTCCAGCATTCTGAATCAGGTTTTATTCTATTCAGAAATCGAAATTCTATCTAAGGAAACTGCGAAATTAATTCTCGAGGAACTGAAAATCTTAATCAAAAGTATCGAGAAAAAAGCAGAAAATGAAAACAAAAATTTCCACATCTATGCCCACGATATTCTGATTCTCAACAACAGTATTTTATTCAAAAACGAAGAAAAATCGTCGCTTTTCGTGCCCTACAATATGTTCGGATATATGATGACGGATGACCAAAGTACTTGTGATGATGCGCACAATTTCTTTCAGCATCAAATCAAAAACTCGACATCGCTGAGCTTTTCCGGACAACGAGACCGCAAAAAATTTTTCAATAGTATGTTGGAGAGAATAGAAACTTTGAAGAACTCGATTTAA